TCGCCTCGATGTGATCCCCGGCACGGTGCCGAACTTACTCAACCCACCGCCCGGCTGTCGATTCGAGCCGCGCTGCCAGAAGTGCGAAGGCGCCGCGCGCGAGCGCTGCAAAGTCGAGCTGCCGCCGTTGCGCGAAATCAAACCCGGCCACTGGGTGCGCACGTGGCTCTATGACTGAGACTGAGACTGATTACTGATTACGAAAACATGGGCACGAACGGCAATAAGTCAGAAGACCTGCTCGAGGTGAAGAACCTCCAGAAGTATTTCCCGATCAAGGGCGGCATCCTTCAGCGCACCGTTGGATACGTCAAAGCCGTAGATGGCGTGTCCTTCACGGTGAAGAAGGGTGAGACGTTGGGCTTGGTGGGCGAATCGGGCTGCGGCAAAACCACGGTCGGTCGCACGATCCTGCGCCTGACGCCGGCCACCGGTGGCTCGGTGATCTTCGAGGGGCAGGACGTGTTCAAGCTGAACAGCAGCCAGCTCAAGGCGCTGCGCCGCGACATGCAGATCATCTTCCAAGATCCGTATTCGTCGCTCGACCCGCGCATGCCGGTGGGCGAGAGCGTCGGCGAGGGGTTGCTGGTGCATGGCATGCGCGACGCCAAGAAGCGCAACGAGATCGTCATCGAGATGCTGCGCAAGGTCGGTCTGGAGGACTATCACGCGCGGCGCTATCCGCATGAGTTCTCCGGCGGCCAGCGCCAGCGCATCGGCATCGCCCGCGCCCTGGCTTTGCGCCCCAAGTTCATCGTGTGCGATGAGCCGGTATCCGCATTGGATGTGTCCATCCAGTCACAGGTCTTGAACATCCTCAAAGACTTACAAGCCGAGTTCGGCCTGACCTACCTCTTCATCGCCCACAACCTCAGCGTGGTGGAGCACATCAGCGACCGCGTCGGCGTAATGTACCTCGGCAAGATGGTCGAGCTGACCGACCGGGAGACGCTCTTTCGCGACCCGCTCCATCCCTACACCAAGGCGCTGCTCTCGGCCATCCCGATCCCCGATCCAACGGTCAAGCGCGAGCGCATGATCCTGCAAGGCGATGTGCCGTCGCCGGTCAACCCACCCAGCGGCTGCCGCTTTCACACCCGTTGCCCGTTCGCGGTGGACATTTGCAAGACGGTCGAGCCGCCCCTCGAGGAGCTGAAGCCCGGCCACATGGTGGCCTGCCACGTGGCGAAGGAGCAGGTAGCGGAGCAAAAGCGCGCGATGGGCCCCGGCACGGCCGTTGCGACGCCCACATCATAGCCCGCCGATGCCCACCTCGGAGCGCTGAGAACCTCGGGTTCTCGGAGAACCTGAGGTTCTATCGTTTCCTTCCGCCGCTACAACTCCGCCATGAAGCGGATGCTCGCCTCGATGCCTTTCTCGTAGCAGGCGACGGCAAATCGCTCGTTGGGCGAGTGAATGTTGTCTTCCGGCAGGCCAAACCCCAGCAGCGCGATGGGCTTGCCGAGCAGCGTCTGGAAGTCATGCACCACGGGGATCGAACCACCCTCCAGCTCGTAGAACGGTGGGTTGCCGTAGGTGGCCTCGGCGGCGCGCACCGCAGCCTGAATCTCGGGCGCATCGAGTGACACCAGCGA
The window above is part of the Candidatus Roseilinea sp. genome. Proteins encoded here:
- a CDS encoding ABC transporter ATP-binding protein, with translation MGTNGNKSEDLLEVKNLQKYFPIKGGILQRTVGYVKAVDGVSFTVKKGETLGLVGESGCGKTTVGRTILRLTPATGGSVIFEGQDVFKLNSSQLKALRRDMQIIFQDPYSSLDPRMPVGESVGEGLLVHGMRDAKKRNEIVIEMLRKVGLEDYHARRYPHEFSGGQRQRIGIARALALRPKFIVCDEPVSALDVSIQSQVLNILKDLQAEFGLTYLFIAHNLSVVEHISDRVGVMYLGKMVELTDRETLFRDPLHPYTKALLSAIPIPDPTVKRERMILQGDVPSPVNPPSGCRFHTRCPFAVDICKTVEPPLEELKPGHMVACHVAKEQVAEQKRAMGPGTAVATPTS